One Prinia subflava isolate CZ2003 ecotype Zambia chromosome 8, Cam_Psub_1.2, whole genome shotgun sequence DNA window includes the following coding sequences:
- the C1QL1 gene encoding C1q-related factor, translating into MVLVLVVLIPVLVSSAGTDGRYEMLGTCRMVCEPYGPAAPPQPAERGPLPPPSTLVQGPQGKPGRPGKPGPPGPPGEPGPPGPVGARGEAGRPGPPGLPGPGATGAVSAATYSTVPRVAFYAGLKNPHEGYEVLKFDDVVTNLGNSYDAASGKFTCAIPGTYFFTYHVLMRGGDGTSMWADLCKNGQVRASAIAQDADQNYDYASNSVILHLDAGDEVFIKLDGGKAHGGNNNKYSTFSGFIIYSD; encoded by the exons ATGGTGTTGGTGCTGGTGGTGCTCATCCCGGTGCTGGTGAGCTCCGCCGGTACCGACGGCCGGTACGAGATGCTGGGCACCTGCCGGATGGTCTGCGAGCCCtacggccccgccgcccccccgcaACCGGCCGAACGCGGCCCCCTCCCGCCGCCTTCCACCCTGGTGCAAGGTCCCCAAGGCAAACCGGGGAGACCGGGGAAACCGGGACCACCGGGACCACCCGGAGAGCCGGGACCGCCGGGGCCGGTGGGGGCGCGGGGTGAAGCAGGAAGACCGGGACCCCCGGGATTACCGGGACCGGGGGCTACGGGCGCGGTGAGCGCGGCCACCTACAGCACGGTGCCGCGGGTCGCCTTCTACGCCGGGCTCAAGAACCCCCACGAGGGCTACGAGGTCCTCAAGTTCGACGACGTGGTCACCAACCTGGGCAACAGCTACGACGCCGCCTCGGGCAAGTTCACCTGCGCCATCCCCGGCACCTACTTCTTCACCTACCACGTCCTCATGCGCGGCGGCGACGGCACCAGCATGTGGGCCGACCTCTGCAAGAACGGGCAG GTCCGGGCCAGCGCCATCGCGCAGGACGCCGACCAGAACTACGACTACGCCAGCAACAGCGTCATCCTGCACCTGGACGCGGGGGACGAGGTCTTCATCAAGCTGGACGGGGGCAAAGCCCACGGCGGCAACAACAACAAGTACAGCACCTTCTCCGGCTTCATCATCTACTCGGACTGA